The sequence TTATGGCAGAACCAGAGATTGATGGTACAAGGCAGCACAACTTTGCTATAATAGATTTTACAAAAAAAATTATTATTATTGGAGGTACAGGTTATACGGGAGAGATTAAAAAAGGAATTTTTTCTGTTCTAAACTATATTTTGCCACATGAAAAAAACGTGCTTTCCATGCACTGTTCTGCTAACGTTGGTAAAAAAGGAGATACAGCAATTTTCTTCGGACTCTCTGGTACAGGTAAAACAACACTTTCTGCTGACCCAGAAAGAGGGTTAATTGGTGATGATGAACATGGATGGGCAAATAATAAAGTATTCAATTTTGAAGGTGGATGTTATGCAAAATGCATTGATCTTACTAAAGAAAAGGAACCACAAATATTTAATGCCATTAAGGCAGGTGCACTTTTAGAAAACATTGAATTTATAGAAGATAGTCGTACAGTTAATTATTCTGACACATCAAAAACAGAAAACACCCGAGTTGCCTACCCTATTAATCATATTGACAATGCTGTTGAGCCTTCTGTAGGAACTGCTCCTAAAAATATTTTCTTTTTAACAGCTGATGCCTTTGGTGTAATTCCCCCAATTTCAAAACTTACCCCAGGACAAGCCATGTACCACTTTATTTCAGGATATACTGCCAAGGTTGCCGGAACTGAAGTAGGAATCACTGAACCACAAACCACATTCTCAGCGTGCTTTGGGAAAGCATTCCTACCTCTACATCCAACAAAATATGCTGATTTACTTGGCAAAAAGATGAAGGAACACAATGTGAATGTTTGGCTAATAAATACAGGATGGTCTGGTGGCCCATACGGTATTGGTGAAAGAATTAAATTGAAATATACAAGAGCAATGATAACCGCAGCTTTAAATGGAGAATTGGATAATGTAGAATATACCAAAACTCCCTTTTTCAAACTTGCTATTCCTAAATCTTGTCCAAATGTTCCTGATGAAATTTTAAACGCAAGAGATACCTGGAAAGACAAGTCAGCATTTGATACTAAAGCTGCAAATCTT is a genomic window of Bacteroidota bacterium containing:
- the pckA gene encoding phosphoenolpyruvate carboxykinase (ATP), with amino-acid sequence MIEIGLKAENATLADIGLKNVATAFWNLTPAELVEETLLRGEGVLTDTGALAVDTGEFTGRSPKDKFIVCDNNTKDSVWWGDVNIKFDPEKFDRLYNRITAYLSGREVFVKDSYACADPEYRINIRVVTEFPWSNLFANNLFLRPTKEEILTFNPEWVILNAPGFMAEPEIDGTRQHNFAIIDFTKKIIIIGGTGYTGEIKKGIFSVLNYILPHEKNVLSMHCSANVGKKGDTAIFFGLSGTGKTTLSADPERGLIGDDEHGWANNKVFNFEGGCYAKCIDLTKEKEPQIFNAIKAGALLENIEFIEDSRTVNYSDTSKTENTRVAYPINHIDNAVEPSVGTAPKNIFFLTADAFGVIPPISKLTPGQAMYHFISGYTAKVAGTEVGITEPQTTFSACFGKAFLPLHPTKYADLLGKKMKEHNVNVWLINTGWSGGPYGIGERIKLKYTRAMITAALNGELDNVEYTKTPFFKLAIPKSCPNVPDEILNARDTWKDKSAFDTKAANLAGAFAKNFEQYSKYASEEILAAAPQVSSVNA